The stretch of DNA GGGGTCTCCCCTGTCCCGTCCTCCTGCAGGACATTGATTTACATTCTCGAATCTGCCCACGCACGAAGAAAATGCGTGCATTTTCGAGGAGTCTTGCGCCTTCCGCACAAATCAACTTAGTTTAGTTATAAATCAACAATAACCTTTCACACAGCCAAAATTAATCTAGTTTTTCTCCTTCTAAAATGCCTGAGTTATCGAGTTGTTTTCTTAGGTATTCGTACTCTTTATCATTCCAAAAGGTTTTTGACTGTATCATAAGTGCGGCGTCGTTTCTTGCTGTTTCGAGTGTACGGTAATCATGTACCATGTCTGCAAGCTTAAATTCTGGAACACCACTTTGTTTTTTTCCAAAAAAGTCACCTGGACCCCGTAACTCAAGGTCCTTTTCACTTAAAACGAACCCATCCGTTGTTTCGGTCATAATTCTCATTCTTTCCTGACCTACTTCGGACTTTGGATCTGCTAACAAGATACAATAAGATTGGTCACTGCCTCTCCCTACCCGCCCACGGAGCTGATGGAGTTGTGACAGTCCAAATCTTTCGGCATCATAAATAACCATCATGGTTGCATTCGGAACATTGACTCCCACTTCTACTACTGTTGTTGACACCAACACTTGGACCTCATTAACACTAAATTCCTTCATAATGGTATCTTTCTCTTCTGAACTTAACCGCCCATGCATGAGTCCAACCTTATACCGATTATGAAAGTGGTGAGTTAGCGTAGTATGAACGTCTATAGCATTTTGGACATCTATTTTATCTGATTCTTCAATTAATGGGCAAATGACATAAGCTTGATGCCCCTTTACCAGTTCCTTTTCTACAAAGGAAAGGACTCTTCCTAACATATCTGGTTTTGCCCAATAGGTTTCTATCGCTTTTCGCCCCGCCGGCATTTCGTCAATAACAGAAACATCCATCTCGCCAAATACAGTTATCGCAAGTGTTCTAGGTATTGGTGTTGCTGTCATAAATAGAACATCAGGATTCTCTCCTTTTTCCCTTAACACTCTTCGCTGTTCAACGCCAAATCGATGCTGTTCATCGGTAATAACAAATCCTAGTTTCTTAAACGTTACCTCATCTTGAATCAGGGCATGTGTACCGATTAAAATATCTACTTGTCCTTCTCCTAAGTTTTGAAGAATTTCCCTTCTTCGTTTTCCTTTGACTGAACTAGTTAATAATTCACATCTTAGTCCAAAAGGTTCTAATAACCCCTTGAGAGATTCCGCATGCTGTTCTGCTAGAATTTCCGTTGGAACCATTAACGCCCCTTGGTAACCTGCTGTATAACTAGCATATAATCCAATCGCTGCTACCACTGTTTTTCCTGAACCAACATCACCCTGCAAGAGGCGATTCATTCTTAGTGGTGATTTTAAGTCATTTAATATCTCATTTACCACACGGATCTGTGCATTCGTCAAAGGAAAAGGCAAAGATTGAATGAATTCATTTACCTTTGTTTCGAGATAGTTTTGTTCAATTCCAGGGGAATGCTCTCTTTCAAATTTCCTTAACGCCTGCATTTTCAACTGAAATTGTAGAAATTCTTCATAAACTAAACGGCGTCTGGCCTGTTTTACGTCTTCTTGGTTAACCGGAAAATGCATCGCCCTCATAGCTTCAGTACGATTTACCAAACGATACTTTTTCACCAGTGATAACGGTAGACTTTCTTCAATATATTGTCCGAATTGTTGAAAGGCAATCGAAATGAATTTTCGCATTCCTTTTGTCGTTATTTTTCCTTTCAACGAATAGACAGGCTCAAAATCTTGAATTTTAGCATTTTGTCCGACCTGCATTTCATTACCAGTAATGGTTTGCCGGTGGGCATCCCATTTGCCTGTAACCGTAATTGTTTCATTCATGACCATCTTACTTTTTAAATATGGCTGGTTAAAGAAGACAACTTTAATAAGGTACTGCCCCACGAACATTCGA from Neobacillus sp. CF12 encodes:
- the recG gene encoding ATP-dependent DNA helicase RecG; translation: MNQYLKQSVTVIKGIGEETAESLAEMKIFTIEDLLEYFPYRYEDYRLRELTEVQHEEKITVEGKVHSEPSLTYFGRKKSKLMIRMFVGQYLIKVVFFNQPYLKSKMVMNETITVTGKWDAHRQTITGNEMQVGQNAKIQDFEPVYSLKGKITTKGMRKFISIAFQQFGQYIEESLPLSLVKKYRLVNRTEAMRAMHFPVNQEDVKQARRRLVYEEFLQFQLKMQALRKFEREHSPGIEQNYLETKVNEFIQSLPFPLTNAQIRVVNEILNDLKSPLRMNRLLQGDVGSGKTVVAAIGLYASYTAGYQGALMVPTEILAEQHAESLKGLLEPFGLRCELLTSSVKGKRRREILQNLGEGQVDILIGTHALIQDEVTFKKLGFVITDEQHRFGVEQRRVLREKGENPDVLFMTATPIPRTLAITVFGEMDVSVIDEMPAGRKAIETYWAKPDMLGRVLSFVEKELVKGHQAYVICPLIEESDKIDVQNAIDVHTTLTHHFHNRYKVGLMHGRLSSEEKDTIMKEFSVNEVQVLVSTTVVEVGVNVPNATMMVIYDAERFGLSQLHQLRGRVGRGSDQSYCILLADPKSEVGQERMRIMTETTDGFVLSEKDLELRGPGDFFGKKQSGVPEFKLADMVHDYRTLETARNDAALMIQSKTFWNDKEYEYLRKQLDNSGILEGEKLD